The proteins below come from a single Chryseobacterium capnotolerans genomic window:
- a CDS encoding YdeI/OmpD-associated family protein produces MEKYSSKIDAYIEKSQDFAKPILNYIREIVHEHCPDAEETMKWSFPHFIYKGKNLCAMASFKQHCTFGFWLEKEMKTMQEITQDIEKSSMFSLGRITKIEDLPSKLQLKKAIKEAMELTDMGITMKKTAPSKTEVEIPDYFLSALKAQPKALSIFEEASPSFRKEYITWIVDAKTESTRNKRMEQALDWIAEGKGRNWKYERK; encoded by the coding sequence ATGGAAAAATACAGCTCAAAAATAGACGCTTATATCGAAAAATCTCAGGATTTTGCAAAGCCGATTCTGAATTATATACGTGAGATCGTTCATGAACACTGCCCAGACGCAGAAGAAACCATGAAGTGGAGTTTTCCGCATTTTATCTACAAGGGTAAAAACCTTTGTGCTATGGCTTCCTTCAAGCAACACTGTACCTTCGGGTTCTGGCTGGAAAAAGAAATGAAAACCATGCAGGAAATTACTCAGGATATTGAGAAGAGTTCTATGTTTAGCTTAGGTAGAATCACTAAAATTGAAGATCTTCCTTCAAAACTTCAACTGAAAAAAGCGATTAAAGAAGCCATGGAACTTACGGATATGGGAATTACCATGAAAAAAACAGCTCCATCCAAAACAGAAGTGGAAATTCCTGATTATTTTTTATCTGCACTCAAAGCTCAGCCAAAAGCATTGTCCATTTTTGAAGAAGCCTCACCATCGTTCAGAAAAGAATACATCACATGGATTGTAGATGCGAAAACAGAATCTACCCGGAATAAAAGAATGGAACAGGCTTTGGATTGGATTGCAGAAGGAAAAGGGAGAAACTGGA